One Xenopus tropicalis strain Nigerian chromosome 8, UCB_Xtro_10.0, whole genome shotgun sequence genomic window carries:
- the LOC100492368 gene encoding uncharacterized protein LOC100492368, translating into MTKCIVKGCRNTSRKNKRDLGVTLHGFPCSIERIKLWLQQIGQDFGNLDSYAQKILDTRKRNIFRICSAHFEPENYICQGMKLVLRADAVPTIFPASNCRTDRKEDIVVPPPKKLKRKADTVQTSLDNMNLSGTNQTNEEEEAITYAIRKYMLENTLKPMPKEMVDASTSTDPKYFNTDQGVQWSEDEFNCTKQPLMIKHDPPTTNIFCTPLAPKEEPGWDPAYKEGISNTGGTILLPLHKVHTQVDGCLNCAMSQHTSSTENITFTAPKVIKLESDSESSPITRTKSFIKRDVSEAAMAHERKFIVFESCLDDLFLKLSCGSGNGCRACITGLEKYVDGSFLTVIGHCHNGHRFHLWHSQPVNGQVAVGNLLMAAALLFSGSSFPKVKEMNKLLGLQQISAETYYDYQQKYLFPTVDVHWHQERQLLRDAYISSPLSLAGDCQKNIPGHSTEYCSYTLLDVATKRILDFQIEQMSERTPPIAGEKLAFKTCLNRILDEQFDVKAVATDCDPGIKKIMRKKYGYLKHEYDVWLYARILKQRLKYLSKRKACPELEKWIPTITSHLWWAANTSHGNTDLLLERWQSLLPHLVNQHKWKGMKFSSGCTHRPLAAREQKSCPWLKKGTLAFYSLRQVIIHPHVSNDLLHLSQISHAEEVEMYHRFVLKYRPKCMHLKMDAIEAMTKLAVLAYNANIHRQKLRCFSVKKGKGVFGTVTHVRKCRLAKPLYHEASSEHVIPMMTDVIKISSGKLCHSWFPRVTTALRP; encoded by the coding sequence ATGACAAAATGCATAGTGAAGGGTTGTCGTAACACAAGTCGGAAAAACAAACGTGACCTTGGGGTGACTTTGCATGGGTTTCCTTGTTCCATCGAGAGGATAAAGTTGTGGCTTCAGCAAATTGGACAAGATTTTGGTAACCTTGATTCCTATGCACAAAAAATTCTGGATACACGAAAAAGGAATATTTTTCGAATCTGTTCTGCTCATTTTGAACCTGAAAATTATATCTGTCAAGGTATGAAACTGGTTCTTAGAGCTGATGCAGTTCCAACTATTTTCCCTGCAAGCAACTGCAGAACAGACAGAAAAGAAGACATTGTTGTTCCACCTCCCAAGAAATTAAAACGTAAAGCTGACACTGTACAAACATCACTTGACAATATGAATCTGTCTGGAACAAATCAGACtaatgaagaagaagaagctaTAACCTATGCCATCCGCAAATACATGTTGGAGAATACATTGAAGCCGATGCCCAAAGAAATGGTGGATGCCTCTACTTCCACAGATCCTAAATACTTCAATACAGATCAGGGTGTACAGTGGTCTGAAGATGAATTTAATTGTACAAAACAACCACTAATGATAAAGCATGACCCTCCTACCACTAATATTTTCTGTACTCCATTAGCACCTAAAGAAGAACCAGGATGGGATCCAGCCTACAAGGAGGGTATTTCTAACACTGGTGGCACTATCTTATTGCCGTTGCATAAAGTTCACACCCAAGTAGATGGTTGTTTGAATTGTGCAATGTCACAACACACATCTTCCAcggaaaatataacatttactgcACCCAAAGTAATAAAGCTTGAGTCTGATTCAGAAAGTTCACCTATAACTAGAACTAAGAGCTTTATTAAAAGAGATGTTTCGGAGGCTGCAATGGCACATGAAAGGaagtttattgtttttgaatCTTGCTTAGATGATCTATTCCTAAAACTGAGTTGTGGTTCTGGAAATGGCTGCAGAGCATGCATAACTGGACTTGAGAAATATGTTGATGGCTCATTTTTGACGGTCATTGGGCACTGCCACAACGGACACCGTTTCCACCTGTGGCACAGCCAACCTGTAAATGGGCAGGTTGCTGTTGGAAATCTTCTAATGGCAGCTGCTTTGCTCTTTAGTGGGTCTAGCTTTCCTAAGGTAAAGGAGATGAATAAATTGTTAGGCCTTCAACAAATAAGTGCAGAGACATATTATGACTATCAGCAGAAATATTTATTTCCAACGGTTGATGTACACTGGCACCAAGAAAGACAACTGCTTAGGGATGCTTACATTAGCAGCCCATTGTCTCTTGCTGGGGACTGCCAGAAAAACATTCCAGGTCACTCTACTGAATACTGCAGCTACACTCTTCTTGATGTTGCCACTAAGAGAATTTTGGATTTTCAAATTGAACAGATGTCTGAGAGAACTCCTCCAATTGCTGGCGAGAAGCTGGCTTTCAAGACCTGTCTTAACAGAATATTagatgaacagtttgatgtcaaAGCTGTTGCTACTGACTGTGACCCtggcataaaaaaaattatgagaaaaaaatatggCTACCTTAAGCATGAATATGATGTTTGGCTTTATGCTCGTATTCTGAAACAACGGCTGAAATATTTGAGCAAGAGAAAAGCATGTCCTGAGCTTGAAAAGTGGATTCCTACCATTACAAGCCATTTATGGTGGGCTGCCAACACCAGCCATGGAAATACTGATTTGCTCCTTGAGAGATGGCAGTCTTTACTCCCACACTTAGTAAATCAGCATAAATGGAAGGGCATGAAATTTAGCTCAGGTTGCACCCATCGGCCATTAGCAGCTAGGGAACAGAAGTCCTGCCCGTGGCTGAAAAAAGGAACTTTGGCATTTTACTCATTAAGACAAGTAATAATACATCCTCATGTGTCTAATGATTTGCTTCATTTGTCTCAGATTTCACATGCTGAGGAAGTTGAAATGTATCACAGATTTGTTTTAAAGTATCGACCAAAGTGTATGCATTTAAAAATGGATGCCATAGAAGCAATGACGAAGTTGGCAGTGTTGGCTTATAATGCAAATATACACAGGCAGAAACTAAGgtgtttttctgtaaaaaaaggaaaaggtgTGTTTGGCACAGTGACTCATGTCCGCAAATGCCGACTTGCCAAACCTCTGTACCATGAAGCCTCCAGTGAACATGTTATACCTATGATGACAGATGTAATTAAAATATCGTCAGGCAAGCTATGTCACAGCTGGTTTCCTCGGGTTACCACTGCCCTTAGGCCTTAG